A genomic segment from Alistipes senegalensis JC50 encodes:
- a CDS encoding metal ABC transporter ATP-binding protein, producing MNLVTMRDVSVAYDGYEAIQHVDLEIGDDDFLGVIGPNGGGKTTLVKAILGTVPHTGEICLAPELFRGKERLIGYMPQLSDFDREFPISVLEVVLSGLQGRRGFRSPYTREDREKAMALLASSGIAETARQPIGEVSGGQMQRALLARAVISDPKLLILDEPANFVDNKFEKELYRTLHELNTHMAIVMVSHDIGTITSVVKEIVCVNRRVHRHRSNVLTEEQLRNYDCPIQLVSHGHIPHTVLEHHPGDGCCNHDSVR from the coding sequence ATGAATCTGGTAACGATGCGCGACGTAAGCGTCGCATACGACGGATACGAAGCCATTCAACATGTCGATCTGGAAATCGGCGACGACGATTTCCTGGGTGTCATAGGTCCCAACGGCGGCGGAAAGACGACGCTCGTGAAAGCCATACTCGGAACCGTGCCCCATACGGGCGAAATATGTTTGGCGCCGGAGTTGTTCCGGGGCAAGGAGCGGCTGATCGGCTATATGCCGCAGTTGTCGGATTTCGACCGGGAGTTTCCGATCTCGGTGCTCGAAGTCGTGCTGTCGGGATTGCAGGGCCGCCGCGGGTTCCGCTCCCCCTACACCCGGGAGGACCGCGAAAAGGCGATGGCGCTGCTGGCCTCGTCGGGGATTGCCGAAACGGCCCGCCAGCCGATCGGAGAGGTGTCGGGCGGCCAGATGCAGCGGGCGCTGCTGGCCCGGGCCGTGATCTCGGACCCGAAGCTGCTGATTCTGGACGAACCCGCGAATTTCGTGGACAACAAGTTCGAGAAAGAGCTTTACCGCACGCTGCACGAACTGAATACGCACATGGCAATCGTCATGGTGTCGCACGACATCGGCACGATTACGAGTGTCGTGAAAGAGATCGTCTGCGTCAACCGCCGCGTGCACCGTCACCGTTCGAACGTGCTGACCGAAGAGCAGCTGCGCAACTACGACTGCCCTATTCAGCTCGTTTCGCACGGCCACATTCCCCACACCGTGCTGGAGCACCACCCGGGGGACGGATGCTGCAACCACGATTCTGTCCGATAA
- a CDS encoding metal ABC transporter solute-binding protein, Zn/Mn family: protein MRKIATYLSAIMLLTACITNNRQNNRILYVSIQPLQSLVDSIVGGDFEVEVLVPAGASPETFEPTPRQFVELNEAQLIFNVGLIDFETSLLGKIEQQEKVIDLSRGIDLIEGSCSHSSHGHNHTHGVDPHVWTSPKALQKMAANAFEAIRKAYPDSVKYETNYNRLQKELQALDARTAEKIARSGIEYFIVYHPALTYYARDYGLRQVAIEADGKEPSARQLTAIIRQAREDGVRRIFYQKQFPASTVEVIARDIDAEYVAIDPLDRDAIANIDTITDLITAK from the coding sequence ATGCGTAAAATTGCGACATATCTGTCAGCAATCATGCTGCTGACGGCCTGCATAACGAATAACCGGCAGAATAACAGAATTTTATACGTTTCGATACAACCGCTGCAAAGTCTTGTGGACAGCATTGTCGGCGGAGATTTCGAAGTCGAAGTACTCGTGCCCGCCGGAGCCAGTCCCGAGACGTTCGAACCTACGCCCAGACAATTTGTGGAGCTAAACGAAGCGCAACTTATTTTCAATGTGGGACTTATCGACTTCGAAACCTCGCTGTTGGGCAAAATCGAACAACAGGAGAAAGTCATCGACCTGAGCCGCGGAATCGACCTGATCGAAGGCTCTTGTTCGCACAGCAGCCACGGACACAATCATACGCACGGTGTCGATCCCCATGTCTGGACCTCCCCGAAGGCGTTGCAGAAGATGGCGGCAAACGCTTTCGAAGCCATTCGCAAAGCCTATCCCGATTCGGTGAAATACGAAACCAATTATAACCGGTTGCAGAAAGAGTTACAAGCATTGGACGCTCGCACGGCGGAGAAAATCGCACGGAGCGGCATCGAATATTTCATCGTCTACCACCCCGCCCTCACCTATTATGCCCGCGACTACGGGCTGCGGCAAGTCGCCATCGAAGCAGACGGTAAGGAGCCATCGGCCAGGCAGTTGACGGCGATCATCCGGCAAGCCCGGGAGGATGGAGTCCGCCGGATATTCTACCAAAAGCAATTCCCGGCATCGACCGTGGAGGTCATAGCCCGAGACATCGACGCCGAATACGTGGCGATTGATCCGCTGGACCGGGACGCCATAGCGAACATCGACACGATAACCGACTTAATCACCGCAAAATGA
- the recJ gene encoding single-stranded-DNA-specific exonuclease RecJ, translated as MPIEKRWVVKPQGDPATVAMLAAALRISPVLANLLVQRGIDNVEKAEKFFKPSLADLHDPFLMKDMDRAVERVERAVANNEKIMVYGDYDVDGCTAVALVYKFLRQIGHKNLMFYIPDRYTEGYGISIKGIDLAARKGVGLIIALDCGIKATEKIVYAKTKGVDFIICDHHLPAEEIPKAVAVLDPKRVDCSYPFDELSGCGVGFKLVQAYAQKNAIPFEQIVPLLDLLVVSIASDIVPLVGENRILAYFGLKYLNREPSKGLLSIIKICGLDKHSITIDDIVFKIGPRINAAGRMRMDENDENASPSGGHAAVELLIEGNESIAEEFGSVIDAYNQDRKSIDRSVTQEAHDFIERNPAMKALKSTVIYNPRWMKGIVGIVASRLIETYYRPTVVLTMSNGYVTGSARSVPGFDLYQAVESCSDLLENFGGHMYAAGLTMRPENVGEFTRRFNAFVEENIDPQMLVPQVDIDSELLFSDITPAFRKDLNRFQPFGPGNTAPVFATYGVSNHGDAKLVGMECEHLRMDLMQRQKPNTKIQAIAFQQPTHYEWVRSGRPIDVCYQIVENHYRGTVTTQLRVKDIKPILNR; from the coding sequence ATGCCTATAGAAAAACGCTGGGTAGTAAAGCCGCAAGGCGACCCCGCGACGGTAGCCATGTTGGCTGCCGCTCTGCGGATCTCGCCCGTGCTGGCCAACCTGCTCGTACAAAGAGGCATAGACAATGTAGAAAAGGCGGAGAAGTTCTTTAAGCCGAGCCTCGCCGACCTGCACGATCCTTTCCTGATGAAGGACATGGACCGGGCGGTCGAGCGGGTCGAACGGGCCGTTGCGAACAATGAGAAGATCATGGTTTACGGCGACTACGACGTGGACGGCTGCACGGCCGTCGCGCTGGTTTACAAGTTCCTGCGCCAGATCGGGCACAAAAACCTGATGTTCTACATCCCCGACCGTTATACCGAAGGTTACGGTATCTCGATCAAAGGCATCGACCTCGCAGCCCGCAAGGGCGTGGGGCTCATCATCGCCCTGGACTGCGGCATCAAAGCCACGGAAAAGATTGTCTATGCGAAAACGAAAGGCGTGGATTTCATCATCTGCGACCATCACCTCCCGGCCGAGGAGATTCCCAAGGCCGTAGCCGTTCTGGACCCCAAGCGGGTCGATTGCTCCTACCCGTTCGACGAACTGTCGGGCTGCGGCGTGGGATTCAAGCTCGTGCAAGCCTATGCACAGAAAAACGCCATCCCCTTCGAGCAGATCGTGCCGCTGCTGGACCTGCTGGTCGTGTCGATCGCCTCGGACATCGTGCCGCTGGTGGGCGAGAACCGTATTCTGGCCTATTTCGGGCTGAAATACCTCAACCGCGAGCCGTCGAAAGGGCTGCTGTCGATCATCAAGATCTGCGGACTGGACAAGCACAGCATCACCATCGACGACATCGTCTTCAAGATCGGGCCGCGCATCAACGCCGCCGGCCGGATGCGGATGGACGAGAACGACGAGAACGCCTCGCCCTCAGGCGGACACGCCGCCGTGGAGCTGTTAATCGAGGGCAACGAGTCGATCGCCGAGGAGTTCGGCAGCGTGATCGACGCCTACAACCAAGACCGCAAGTCGATCGACCGCTCCGTCACGCAGGAGGCGCACGATTTCATCGAGCGCAACCCCGCCATGAAGGCTCTGAAAAGCACGGTGATCTACAACCCGCGCTGGATGAAGGGCATCGTGGGGATCGTGGCGTCGCGCCTGATCGAGACCTACTACCGCCCGACGGTGGTGCTGACGATGAGCAACGGCTATGTGACCGGCTCGGCGCGTTCGGTGCCGGGATTCGACCTCTATCAGGCCGTCGAGTCGTGCTCGGACCTGCTGGAGAACTTCGGCGGACACATGTACGCCGCAGGGCTCACGATGCGTCCGGAAAACGTCGGGGAGTTCACCCGGCGGTTCAACGCCTTTGTCGAGGAGAACATCGACCCGCAGATGCTCGTTCCGCAGGTGGACATCGACAGCGAACTGCTCTTCTCGGACATCACGCCGGCGTTCCGCAAGGACCTGAACCGCTTCCAGCCCTTCGGGCCGGGCAACACGGCGCCGGTATTCGCCACGTACGGGGTCAGCAACCACGGCGACGCGAAGCTCGTCGGCATGGAGTGCGAACACCTGCGCATGGATCTGATGCAGCGTCAGAAGCCCAACACGAAGATTCAGGCCATCGCCTTCCAGCAGCCCACGCACTACGAATGGGTGCGCTCGGGGCGTCCGATCGACGTTTGCTACCAGATCGTCGAGAACCACTACCGGGGCACGGTGACCACCCAGCTCCGCGTCAAGGACATCAAACCGATCCTGAACCGGTAA
- the lipA gene encoding lipoyl synthase, which yields MPKFYDKVDVLKKPGWLKIRLHRTPEWSEVRHIVEKHNLHTICSSGMCPNQAECWSRRTATFMILGDICTRGCRFCATKTGHPLAPDAEEPRKVAESVALMKLRYVVVTSVTRDDLPDGGARHWAATVEAIRSQNSDAVIELLIPDLDARPDLLDVVIASKPGIIGHNIETVERLTPVVRSRAKYRTSLETLRYLSDQGVVTKSGLMVGLGESDDEVLQTLHDLRDAGVRIVTLGQYLRPTLEHYPVAAYITPEKFEWYRLRALEMGFSYCASAPLVRSSYMAEEALQSVKSL from the coding sequence ATGCCGAAGTTTTATGACAAGGTAGACGTACTGAAAAAACCCGGATGGTTGAAGATCCGTCTCCACCGCACCCCCGAATGGTCCGAGGTGCGGCACATCGTCGAGAAGCACAATCTGCACACGATTTGCAGCAGCGGCATGTGCCCCAATCAGGCCGAGTGCTGGAGCCGGAGAACCGCGACCTTCATGATTCTGGGAGACATCTGTACCCGGGGCTGCCGCTTCTGCGCGACCAAAACCGGACATCCCCTTGCTCCCGACGCCGAAGAGCCCCGAAAGGTGGCCGAAAGCGTCGCCCTGATGAAACTGAGGTATGTCGTCGTAACCTCCGTGACACGCGACGACCTCCCCGACGGCGGAGCCCGGCATTGGGCCGCAACCGTGGAGGCCATCCGGTCGCAGAACAGCGACGCCGTAATTGAGCTCCTTATTCCCGATTTGGACGCACGGCCCGACCTTTTGGACGTGGTCATCGCGTCGAAGCCCGGTATCATCGGGCACAACATCGAAACCGTCGAGCGACTGACCCCCGTGGTGCGCTCCAGAGCCAAGTACCGTACGAGCCTGGAGACCCTGCGGTACCTGAGCGATCAGGGCGTCGTGACGAAGAGCGGACTGATGGTCGGACTTGGCGAGAGCGATGATGAAGTTTTACAAACCCTGCACGACCTGCGCGACGCGGGCGTGCGGATCGTGACACTCGGTCAGTACCTCCGTCCCACTCTGGAGCATTACCCCGTTGCGGCGTATATCACTCCCGAAAAATTCGAATGGTACAGACTCCGGGCGCTGGAAATGGGTTTCAGCTACTGCGCGAGCGCGCCGCTGGTCCGCTCGTCGTACATGGCTGAGGAAGCCCTGCAAAGCGTAAAAAGTTTGTAG
- the lipB gene encoding lipoyl(octanoyl) transferase LipB, producing MEVSCRDLGTMDYKECWDLQQSLFDASVARKSAGSSPVPGIGNNPDDAGTILLVEHPPVYTLGKSGHAENLLVAREALEAMGARFFHIDRGGDITFHGPGQLVCYPILDLERIGIGLREYIDTLEEAVIRTVAEYGIAAGRIAGASGVWIDPEGRRPRKICAIGVRSSRFITMHGFALNVSTDLEWFTRINPCGFTDRGVTSIASETGLRPSMQEVKRTVVRKLAAALRCEIAADL from the coding sequence ATGGAAGTCTCCTGCCGGGACCTCGGAACGATGGACTACAAGGAGTGCTGGGATTTGCAGCAGTCTTTGTTCGACGCGTCGGTCGCCCGGAAAAGTGCGGGTTCGAGCCCTGTTCCGGGCATCGGAAACAACCCGGACGATGCGGGCACGATCCTGCTGGTGGAGCATCCGCCGGTCTACACGCTGGGCAAAAGCGGGCACGCCGAAAACCTGCTCGTGGCCCGCGAAGCGCTCGAAGCGATGGGCGCACGGTTCTTTCACATCGACCGCGGCGGCGACATCACCTTCCACGGCCCCGGGCAGCTGGTCTGCTATCCGATCCTCGATCTGGAGCGCATCGGCATCGGGCTGAGGGAGTACATCGACACGCTGGAAGAGGCGGTGATCCGCACGGTGGCCGAATACGGCATCGCGGCGGGACGCATCGCAGGGGCCTCGGGGGTCTGGATCGACCCCGAGGGCAGGCGTCCGCGCAAGATCTGCGCAATAGGCGTGCGTTCTTCGCGTTTTATTACCATGCACGGGTTCGCGCTGAACGTCTCGACCGACCTCGAATGGTTCACGCGCATCAACCCCTGCGGGTTTACCGACCGGGGCGTCACGTCGATTGCATCGGAAACGGGATTGCGGCCATCGATGCAGGAGGTGAAGCGCACGGTTGTCAGGAAACTGGCCGCGGCATTGCGCTGCGAAATTGCGGCGGACCTCTGA